One window of Stenotrophomonas indicatrix genomic DNA carries:
- the pyrE gene encoding orotate phosphoribosyltransferase, with translation MSDHRHRFLQLALTADALRFGQFTLKSGRLSPYFFNAGRFDSGSLLSQLGACYSDAIDATGIKYDVVFGPAYKGIPLATAMACELAQRGRDLPLSFNRKEVKDHGEGGQLIGADMTGKRVLIVDDVITAGTAIREALAIIRAAGGIPAGIVVALDRQEIASDTDHRSAAQAVAEEAGIPVIAVATLADLLDFASGNPELVGYRQPLEAYRAQYGVRSTR, from the coding sequence ATGAGCGACCACCGTCACCGTTTCCTGCAGCTGGCCCTGACCGCCGATGCCCTGCGCTTCGGCCAGTTCACCCTCAAGTCCGGCCGGCTGAGCCCCTATTTCTTCAACGCCGGCCGTTTCGACTCCGGTTCCCTGCTGTCGCAGCTGGGCGCGTGCTATTCCGACGCCATCGACGCCACCGGGATCAAGTACGACGTGGTGTTCGGCCCGGCCTACAAGGGCATTCCGCTGGCCACCGCGATGGCCTGCGAGCTGGCCCAACGTGGCCGAGACCTGCCGCTGTCGTTCAACCGCAAGGAAGTGAAGGACCATGGTGAAGGCGGCCAGTTGATCGGCGCCGACATGACCGGCAAGCGCGTGCTGATCGTCGACGACGTGATCACCGCCGGCACCGCCATCCGCGAGGCGCTGGCGATCATCCGCGCTGCGGGCGGTATTCCGGCCGGCATCGTGGTGGCCCTGGACCGCCAGGAGATCGCCTCGGACACTGACCATCGCTCCGCCGCACAGGCCGTGGCCGAAGAGGCCGGCATCCCGGTGATCGCCGTGGCGACGCTGGCCGACCTGCTTGATTTCGCGTCCGGAAATCCGGAACTTGTAGGCTACCGGCAGCCGCTGGAGGCCTATCGCGCCCAGTACGGCGTCCGTTCCACGCGCTGA
- a CDS encoding exodeoxyribonuclease III, translating into MRIISFNANGIRSAATKGFLDWFRGQDADVLCIQETKAQEDQLTDPMFRPDGHHCFYRDAITKKGYSGVAIYSRREPDQVITSLGWGPFDDEGRYIEARFGNLSVVSFYIPSGSSGDLRQGFKFEVMEWLRPILEEWARSGRDYVLCGDWNIVRSALDIKNWKSNQKNSGCLPEERDWLNALCADHGQATDVGAGRGWADAYRLLNPTGEDYTWWSNRGAARANNVGWRIDYQFITPGLRDRLRSCSIYRDQRFSDHAPFIVDYDL; encoded by the coding sequence ATGCGCATCATCAGCTTCAACGCCAATGGCATCCGCTCGGCCGCAACCAAGGGCTTCCTCGACTGGTTCCGTGGCCAGGACGCCGACGTCCTCTGCATTCAGGAGACCAAGGCCCAGGAAGACCAGCTGACCGACCCGATGTTCCGCCCGGACGGCCACCATTGCTTCTACCGCGATGCCATCACCAAGAAGGGCTACAGCGGTGTGGCGATCTACAGCAGGCGCGAACCGGACCAGGTCATCACCTCGCTGGGCTGGGGCCCGTTCGACGACGAAGGCCGCTACATCGAGGCCCGCTTCGGCAACCTCAGCGTGGTCTCCTTCTATATCCCGTCCGGCAGTTCGGGCGACCTGCGCCAGGGCTTCAAGTTCGAAGTGATGGAGTGGCTGCGGCCGATCCTCGAGGAATGGGCGCGCAGCGGCCGCGACTACGTGCTGTGTGGCGACTGGAACATCGTCCGCTCGGCGCTGGACATCAAGAACTGGAAGTCCAACCAGAAGAACTCCGGCTGCCTGCCCGAGGAACGCGACTGGCTCAATGCGCTGTGTGCCGACCATGGCCAGGCCACCGATGTGGGCGCCGGTCGCGGCTGGGCCGATGCCTACCGCCTGCTCAACCCGACCGGCGAGGACTACACCTGGTGGAGCAACCGTGGTGCCGCCCGCGCGAACAACGTGGGTTGGCGCATCGACTACCAGTTCATCACCCCGGGCCTGCGTGACCGCCTGCGCAGCTGCTCGATCTACCGCGACCAGCGCTTCTCCGACCACGCACCGTTCATCGTGGACTACGACCTGTGA
- a CDS encoding MFS transporter yields MTEAAKPRRSWRQVLANLRQRKVLAMLLLGFSSGLPIYLVGNTLGFWMRKEGIELSTIGFLSWVGLAYTMKFLWAPIVDKADVPLFGRLGRRRGWMLLSQIVAAVGLVGMALIQPKGGQLLLLGIAWEHVVVFGAMAVVVAFASATQDIVIDAWRIESADNSEQLGLLTSSSALGYRTALLVTDALILIIAARVGWQVSYELMAALMALGVVAVVMAREPAREIQAVQAQAASLWTPRGLFDAVVGPFVAFVREHRSGAILILVAISVYRMADFVMGPMANPFYVDLGLDEDTVGAVRGSVGLVATFIGIAAAGLVSVRWGVLAALLAGAVLGPASNLAFAWLAYSGPDTTHFAVAMAIDNFASGFAGTALIAYMSSLTSIGYTATQYALLSSFYAMPGKALKGFSGWSVQTLAQGRTLLEGYALFFIGTALVAIPVVILCAMLIVQQRRRAVT; encoded by the coding sequence GTGACCGAGGCTGCCAAGCCGCGCCGTTCCTGGCGGCAGGTGCTGGCCAACCTGCGCCAGCGCAAGGTGCTGGCGATGCTGCTGCTGGGCTTCAGTTCGGGTCTGCCGATCTATCTGGTGGGCAACACGCTTGGCTTCTGGATGCGCAAGGAAGGCATCGAGCTGAGCACCATCGGCTTCCTGTCGTGGGTGGGTCTTGCTTACACGATGAAGTTCCTGTGGGCACCGATCGTCGACAAGGCCGACGTGCCACTGTTCGGGCGGTTGGGGCGTCGTCGCGGCTGGATGCTGCTGTCGCAGATCGTCGCTGCGGTGGGCCTGGTCGGCATGGCGTTGATACAGCCCAAGGGCGGCCAGTTGCTGCTGCTGGGAATCGCCTGGGAACATGTGGTGGTCTTTGGCGCGATGGCCGTGGTGGTGGCCTTCGCCTCCGCCACCCAGGACATCGTCATCGACGCCTGGCGCATCGAGAGCGCCGACAACAGTGAGCAGCTTGGCCTGCTGACTTCATCGTCGGCGCTGGGCTATCGCACCGCGCTGCTGGTCACTGATGCCCTGATCCTGATCATCGCTGCCCGCGTCGGCTGGCAGGTGTCCTATGAGTTGATGGCCGCGCTGATGGCGCTGGGCGTGGTGGCGGTGGTCATGGCCCGCGAGCCGGCCCGCGAGATCCAGGCAGTGCAGGCGCAGGCCGCCTCGTTGTGGACACCGCGCGGCCTGTTTGATGCTGTGGTCGGCCCGTTCGTAGCGTTCGTACGTGAGCATCGCAGTGGCGCGATCCTGATCCTGGTGGCGATCAGCGTCTACCGAATGGCCGACTTCGTCATGGGGCCGATGGCCAATCCGTTCTACGTCGATCTCGGCCTGGACGAGGATACTGTGGGTGCCGTGCGTGGTTCGGTCGGTCTGGTGGCCACCTTCATCGGCATCGCCGCTGCTGGCCTGGTGTCCGTACGCTGGGGGGTGCTGGCAGCGCTGTTGGCTGGCGCCGTGCTTGGCCCGGCCTCCAACCTCGCCTTCGCCTGGCTGGCCTATTCAGGGCCGGATACCACCCACTTTGCTGTCGCGATGGCGATCGACAATTTCGCCAGCGGTTTCGCGGGTACCGCGTTGATCGCCTACATGTCGAGCTTGACCAGCATCGGCTATACCGCCACCCAGTACGCCCTGCTCAGCTCGTTCTACGCGATGCCCGGCAAGGCGCTGAAGGGCTTTTCCGGCTGGTCGGTACAGACCCTCGCACAGGGCCGCACGCTGCTGGAAGGCTATGCGCTGTTCTTCATCGGTACTGCCTTGGTGGCGATCCCGGTGGTGATCCTGTGCGCGATGCTGATTGTGCAGCAGCGCCGGCGCGCCGTGACCTGA
- a CDS encoding anhydro-N-acetylmuramic acid kinase, which yields MNPTADPSLPLYLGLMSGTSADGIDAALVQFPADGGCRFVHGLTARWEPVLRARLVALGEGGPLQSLEELGELDARIAINFAAAANQLLDEAGVDRSQVRAIGSHGQTVRHRPLADPAFTLQLGDGNRIAELTGITTVCDFRRRDVAAGGHGAPLMPAFHLGMLGAADEDRAVLNLGGIANLTLIPREGVVRGFDTGPANALMDAWCQRHTGRSFDADGAYAASGAVDDSLLAGWRADPWFALPPPKSTGREQFHLPWAEAHMEEGQFAAADVQATLLELTAATVVDALLAQQPHTRRVLVCGGGVHNAQLMRRLVARLPGAVVESTALHGLDPEYVEAMGFAWLAQRTMDGLPGNLPGVTGAKGPRILGAIHLA from the coding sequence ATGAACCCCACTGCCGACCCGTCTCTTCCCCTCTACCTGGGCCTGATGTCAGGCACCAGCGCTGACGGCATCGATGCCGCGCTGGTGCAGTTCCCGGCCGACGGGGGGTGCCGCTTCGTGCATGGGCTGACCGCCCGTTGGGAGCCGGTACTGCGGGCGCGGCTGGTGGCCCTTGGCGAGGGCGGCCCACTGCAGTCGCTGGAGGAGCTGGGCGAACTGGACGCGCGGATTGCGATCAACTTCGCCGCCGCCGCCAACCAGTTGCTGGATGAAGCCGGTGTCGACCGTTCGCAGGTACGAGCCATCGGCTCGCACGGGCAGACGGTGCGCCATCGACCGCTGGCCGACCCGGCCTTCACCCTGCAGCTGGGCGACGGCAACCGCATCGCCGAACTGACCGGCATCACCACCGTGTGCGATTTCCGTCGCCGCGATGTTGCGGCAGGCGGCCATGGCGCGCCGCTGATGCCGGCCTTCCATCTGGGCATGCTGGGTGCGGCCGATGAAGACCGTGCGGTGCTGAACCTGGGCGGGATCGCCAATCTGACCCTGATTCCGCGCGAAGGCGTCGTGCGTGGCTTCGATACCGGCCCAGCCAATGCGCTGATGGATGCCTGGTGCCAGCGCCATACCGGGCGCAGCTTCGACGCTGACGGTGCCTACGCGGCCAGTGGTGCGGTGGATGACAGCCTGCTGGCCGGCTGGCGCGCCGACCCGTGGTTTGCGCTGCCACCGCCCAAGAGCACCGGGCGCGAGCAGTTCCACCTGCCGTGGGCTGAAGCGCACATGGAGGAAGGCCAGTTTGCCGCCGCCGATGTTCAGGCGACGCTGCTGGAGCTGACTGCGGCGACAGTGGTGGATGCGCTGCTGGCCCAACAGCCGCACACCCGACGGGTGCTGGTGTGCGGCGGTGGCGTGCACAACGCACAGCTGATGCGGCGGCTGGTGGCGCGACTGCCGGGCGCGGTGGTCGAGTCCACGGCGCTGCACGGACTGGACCCGGAGTATGTGGAGGCGATGGGGTTTGCCTGGCTGGCACAGCGGACGATGGACGGGCTGCCGGGCAACCTGCCGGGCGTGACCGGGGCGAAGGGGCCGCGGATTCTCGGGGCGATCCATTTGGCGTGA
- a CDS encoding peptidoglycan DD-metalloendopeptidase family protein, with protein MLNSDQGRARKQRFQERLHVLHDNALHRKLRQHLPTAFNERWTRRHWMHASLFVTIGALVATIVPGFSHTIDAPYADSHTSLALPLPPLAMARQQQIPGDSWQVLRVQRGQTLSDLFDKAGISATTLHRVLDHPGARESLTKLRPGAEIAFDMPLSGDLRSIRFDRDADNRVELSLSGDDIKEKVTKRETSTRTVVTSGEIISSLYAAARRAGLSPSAIATMTDDIFKYDIDFSKDLQPGDRFSVVMDETWREGEKVDTSKILAATFTTGGKTYSGFRFDRNGKSEYYDISGRSLKKSFIRMPIPFARLSSTFGARKHPVLGKMRMHKGVDYAARTGTPIMAAGDARVQFVGVQRGYGNVVILDHGRGHTTLYGHMSRFAGIKNGQRVAQGTVIGYVGSTGLATGPHLHYEFRVNGEHRNPLTVTMPPPEPLKGAELVAFRAQTAPAMARIQGMEKLIYADASPAPAAESASTEVAGAKDKAPAGRKRG; from the coding sequence ATGCTCAATTCCGATCAAGGCCGCGCACGCAAGCAGCGCTTCCAGGAACGACTCCATGTCCTGCACGACAACGCCCTGCACCGGAAGCTGAGGCAACACCTCCCCACTGCGTTCAATGAACGCTGGACAAGGCGTCATTGGATGCACGCCAGCCTGTTTGTGACCATCGGCGCACTGGTGGCCACGATCGTGCCAGGCTTCTCGCACACCATCGATGCCCCCTACGCCGACAGCCACACCAGCCTGGCACTGCCGTTGCCTCCGTTGGCAATGGCCCGCCAGCAGCAGATCCCCGGTGACAGCTGGCAGGTGCTGCGGGTACAGCGCGGGCAGACCCTGAGCGATCTGTTCGACAAGGCCGGCATCTCGGCAACCACCCTGCACCGGGTGCTGGACCATCCGGGTGCGCGCGAATCGTTGACCAAGCTGCGCCCGGGCGCCGAGATCGCCTTCGACATGCCGCTGTCCGGTGACCTGCGCAGCATCCGCTTCGACCGCGACGCCGACAACCGGGTCGAACTGAGCCTGAGCGGCGATGACATCAAGGAAAAGGTGACCAAGCGCGAGACGTCCACGCGGACGGTGGTCACCAGCGGCGAGATCATCAGTTCGCTGTATGCGGCTGCACGCCGCGCAGGACTGTCGCCATCGGCAATCGCGACGATGACCGACGACATCTTCAAGTACGACATCGACTTCTCCAAGGACCTGCAGCCGGGCGACCGCTTCAGCGTGGTGATGGATGAGACCTGGCGCGAGGGCGAGAAGGTCGATACCAGCAAGATCCTGGCAGCGACCTTCACCACCGGCGGCAAGACCTATTCCGGCTTCCGCTTCGACCGCAACGGCAAGTCCGAGTACTACGACATCAGCGGCCGTTCGCTGAAGAAGAGCTTCATCCGCATGCCGATCCCGTTCGCGCGCCTGAGCTCGACCTTCGGCGCGCGCAAGCACCCGGTGCTGGGCAAGATGCGCATGCACAAGGGCGTGGATTACGCCGCGCGCACCGGTACCCCGATCATGGCCGCCGGCGATGCGCGGGTGCAGTTCGTCGGCGTGCAGCGCGGTTACGGCAATGTGGTGATCCTCGACCACGGCCGTGGCCACACCACCCTGTACGGCCATATGTCGCGCTTTGCCGGGATCAAGAATGGCCAACGCGTGGCCCAGGGCACGGTGATCGGCTACGTCGGCTCGACCGGCCTGGCGACCGGCCCGCACCTGCACTACGAATTCCGCGTCAATGGCGAGCACCGCAACCCGCTGACGGTGACCATGCCGCCGCCGGAGCCGCTGAAGGGCGCCGAGCTGGTGGCCTTCCGGGCGCAGACCGCGCCGGCGATGGCCCGCATCCAGGGCATGGAGAAGCTGATCTACGCCGACGCCAGCCCCGCCCCGGCCGCCGAAAGCGCGAGCACCGAGGTAGCCGGCGCCAAGGACAAGGCACCGGCAGGCCGCAAGCGCGGCTGA
- the tyrS gene encoding tyrosine--tRNA ligase gives MSSIEEALALIGRGADEILKLEDLRARLQEGRPLRIKAGFDPTAPDLHLGHTVLLNKMRQFQDLGHQVIFLIGDFTGMIGDPSGKSLTRKPLSRDDVLANARTYEEQVFKVLDRSRTEVRFNSEWFGKMSAADMIRLAGQHTVARMLERDDFAKRYAAQQSIAIHEFLYPLVQGYDSVALEADVELGGTDQKFNLLMGRGLQEHHGQKPQVVLTMPLLEGLDGVNKMSKSLGNYIGISEPAIDIVTKTMKVDDALMWRWIELLSFDISQAEAASLREQIAAGLNPRVVKLRLARELATRFHDAAAAEQAIAGWEAAVTGQGDITQLPLQDVAIPAEGLRIAALLTAAGLTPSNSEANRKLKERAVKVDGEVVEDGQQVLQPGFEGLLQVGKRTFARVRLVAA, from the coding sequence GTGTCCTCGATTGAAGAAGCCCTTGCCCTGATCGGCCGCGGTGCCGACGAGATCCTCAAGCTCGAGGATCTGCGCGCGCGCCTGCAGGAAGGCCGCCCGCTGCGCATCAAGGCCGGCTTCGACCCCACCGCGCCTGACCTGCACCTGGGCCACACGGTGCTGCTGAACAAGATGCGTCAGTTCCAGGACCTCGGCCACCAGGTCATTTTCCTGATCGGCGACTTCACCGGCATGATCGGCGACCCCTCCGGCAAGAGCCTGACCCGCAAGCCGCTCAGCCGCGACGACGTGCTGGCCAACGCCCGTACCTATGAAGAGCAGGTGTTCAAGGTGCTGGACCGCAGCCGCACCGAGGTCCGCTTCAATTCGGAGTGGTTCGGCAAGATGAGCGCGGCCGACATGATCCGCCTGGCCGGCCAGCACACCGTGGCGCGCATGCTCGAGCGCGACGACTTCGCCAAGCGCTATGCCGCCCAGCAGTCCATCGCCATCCACGAATTCCTGTACCCGCTGGTGCAGGGCTACGACTCGGTGGCCCTGGAAGCGGACGTCGAGCTGGGGGGTACCGACCAGAAGTTCAACCTGCTGATGGGCCGTGGCCTGCAGGAGCACCACGGCCAGAAGCCGCAGGTGGTGCTGACCATGCCGTTGCTGGAAGGCCTGGATGGCGTCAACAAGATGTCCAAGTCGCTGGGCAACTACATCGGCATCAGTGAACCGGCCATCGACATCGTCACCAAGACCATGAAGGTCGATGACGCCCTGATGTGGCGTTGGATCGAGCTGCTGTCCTTCGATATCAGCCAGGCCGAAGCGGCCTCCCTGCGCGAGCAGATCGCCGCTGGCCTTAACCCGCGTGTGGTGAAGCTGCGCCTGGCGCGTGAACTGGCCACCCGCTTCCATGACGCCGCAGCGGCCGAACAGGCGATTGCCGGCTGGGAAGCGGCTGTTACGGGGCAGGGCGATATCACCCAGCTGCCGCTGCAGGACGTGGCGATCCCGGCCGAGGGTCTGCGTATTGCCGCACTGCTGACCGCTGCCGGCCTGACGCCGAGCAACTCCGAGGCCAATCGCAAGCTCAAGGAGCGTGCGGTGAAGGTGGACGGCGAAGTGGTGGAAGACGGCCAGCAGGTGCTGCAGCCCGGCTTCGAGGGCCTGCTGCAGGTCGGCAAGCGCACCTTCGCCCGCGTGCGCCTGGTCGCTGCCTGA
- a CDS encoding M28 family metallopeptidase, which produces MPRKLLLCLAAAAALSACKGEDTPAPAPGADSAAKPATHTFSAAINTADFAEMVKTLASDEFEGRSPGSKGEELTINYIRDQMQRIGLQPGNGDSWFQDVPMTETTADESTVLTLTQGGKTRELKFGTDMVVGTRTGQTEVKVDASDLVFVGYGVDAPEQKWNDYAGQDWKGKTVVMFVNDPGFHVDDEKLFDGKRMTYYGRWTYKFEEAARKGAAAALIVHDTAGASYGWDVVKNSWAGPQYDLPAKDDAEPRLPVQGWLSADAAKALFAGAGLDLDQAYKDASKPGFKPVPLKATASVDLKSKVAQKQSRNVVGVLPGSKRADEAVLYMAHWDHLGKHEGERGDNIYNGAVDNATGVAGILEVAEAMAHQEPKPERSVVFLAVTLEESGLLGSKYYVAHPTFPLDKIAGVINIDAMSVAGRAKDVTVTGFGSSELEDILKPLAAAQERTLHGETSVQSGFYFRSDHFNFAKAGVPALYADGGEDLRDGGVEAGRKAAADYGSTRYHGPKDEYDPATWKLDGTVEDLQLMYGVGKELAGGDRWPNWYEGNPFKAARDTMMKAKVPAAAAK; this is translated from the coding sequence ATGCCCCGCAAACTCCTCCTGTGCCTGGCCGCCGCGGCCGCACTCAGTGCCTGCAAAGGCGAAGACACCCCGGCTCCGGCGCCCGGCGCCGACAGCGCCGCCAAGCCGGCCACGCATACCTTCTCAGCCGCGATCAACACGGCCGACTTCGCCGAGATGGTGAAGACCCTGGCCTCTGACGAGTTCGAAGGCCGCTCGCCCGGCAGCAAGGGTGAAGAACTGACCATCAACTACATCCGCGACCAGATGCAACGCATCGGCCTGCAACCCGGCAACGGCGACAGCTGGTTCCAGGACGTGCCGATGACCGAGACCACGGCCGATGAATCGACCGTGCTCACCCTCACCCAGGGCGGCAAGACCCGCGAGCTGAAGTTCGGCACCGACATGGTGGTGGGCACCCGTACCGGCCAGACAGAAGTGAAGGTCGATGCCAGCGACCTCGTCTTCGTCGGCTACGGCGTGGATGCACCGGAGCAGAAGTGGAATGATTACGCCGGCCAGGACTGGAAGGGCAAGACGGTGGTCATGTTCGTCAACGACCCGGGCTTCCATGTCGATGATGAAAAGCTGTTCGACGGCAAGCGCATGACCTACTACGGCCGCTGGACCTACAAGTTCGAGGAAGCTGCGCGCAAGGGAGCTGCTGCCGCGCTGATCGTCCATGACACCGCGGGCGCTTCGTACGGCTGGGACGTGGTGAAGAATTCCTGGGCCGGCCCGCAGTACGACCTGCCGGCCAAGGACGATGCAGAGCCGCGCCTGCCGGTACAGGGCTGGTTGAGCGCCGACGCGGCCAAGGCCCTGTTCGCCGGCGCCGGGCTGGATCTGGACCAGGCCTACAAGGACGCCAGCAAGCCCGGTTTCAAACCGGTACCACTGAAGGCAACCGCGTCGGTGGACCTGAAGAGCAAGGTCGCGCAGAAGCAGTCGCGCAACGTGGTGGGTGTGCTGCCTGGCAGCAAGCGCGCCGATGAGGCCGTGCTGTACATGGCGCACTGGGACCACCTCGGCAAGCACGAGGGCGAACGGGGCGACAACATCTACAACGGTGCCGTCGACAACGCGACCGGCGTGGCCGGCATTCTTGAGGTGGCCGAAGCGATGGCCCATCAGGAACCGAAGCCGGAACGTTCGGTGGTGTTCCTGGCGGTGACCCTGGAAGAATCCGGCCTGTTGGGTTCGAAGTACTACGTCGCCCACCCGACCTTCCCGCTGGACAAGATCGCCGGTGTCATCAACATCGACGCGATGTCGGTGGCCGGTCGTGCCAAGGACGTGACGGTGACCGGCTTCGGCAGTTCCGAGCTGGAAGACATCCTCAAGCCGCTGGCCGCAGCCCAGGAGCGCACCCTGCACGGCGAGACCTCGGTGCAGAGCGGCTTCTACTTCCGTTCGGATCACTTCAACTTCGCCAAGGCAGGTGTGCCGGCGCTGTATGCCGACGGCGGCGAGGACCTGCGCGACGGCGGCGTCGAGGCGGGCCGCAAGGCGGCCGCCGACTACGGTTCCACCCGCTACCACGGCCCGAAGGATGAGTATGACCCGGCCACCTGGAAGCTGGATGGCACGGTCGAGGACCTGCAGCTGATGTACGGCGTCGGCAAGGAACTGGCCGGCGGCGATCGTTGGCCCAACTGGTACGAAGGCAATCCGTTCAAGGCTGCCCGCGACACGATGATGAAGGCCAAGGTACCGGCCGCTGCGGCGAAGTAA